TTTTCTTCAGCTGGGAGTAATACGGAATCTGATATTCCTTGGCCAGCTTGTACAGGTCGGTCAGCTTTTTTTCTTCCAGTTCTGAAAGTAACATGATTACACCACTCTTTGTATTCTGTTCATCTATTTTCGTCCAAATGCCGCCTTACAATACCAAGCGCGGTTTGCGCTCCAAGCGATGGGTTCCTTCGATAAAGCGGATGGTTCCTGTCTTCGCACGCATCACGACCGAATGCGTCGTCGCACGAGTACCGCGGAACCGAACCCCTTGCAGCAATTCACCGTCCGTCACACCTGTGGCGGCGAAAATAGCATCGTCCCCTTTTACGAGATCATCCATATACAATACTTGATAGGGATCTACCAACCCCATGCGTTTGCAGCGTTCTACCTCTTCTTCACTCTGCGGCATCAGCTTGCCCTGAATCTCTCCGCCCATGCACTTGAGCGCGACAGCCGCGAGGACGCCCTCCGGAGCTCCGCCGGAGCCGAAGAGAATATCGACGCCTGTATCCTCAAAAGCGGTATTGATCGCCGCTGCCACGTCCCCGTCGGAAATCAGGCGAATGCGTGCGCCTGCCTCGCGGATTTCGTGAATGATTTTCTGGTGACGGTCGCGGTCCAGCACGATGGCTACCAAATCGCTGATATCTTTTCCTTGGGCCTGGGCGACTGCCTTCAAATTGTCCCGGATCGGGGCGTTGATGTCGATTTTGCCGACGGCCTTTGGACCGACAGCAATTTTCTCCATGTACATGTCAGGCGCATGCAACAGATTGCCCCGGTCGGCGACAGCGATGACCGAGATCGCTCCCCATGTTCCCTTGGCGACAATATTGGTGCCCTCCAACGGGTCCACCGCAACGTCGACTGCCGGCGCGACACCCTGGCCCAGCTTTTCTCCGATAAAAAGCATCGGGGCCTCGTCCATTTCGCCCTCCCCGATCACAACGGTACCGTCCATGGGCACATTTTCAAACTCTTTGCGCATGGCTGTCGTAGCCGCGTCATCGGCCTCGTCCTTTTTGCCGAGACCCATCCAACGCGCTGAGGCGAGAGCTGCCGCCTCCGTAACACGTAC
This sequence is a window from Brevibacillus composti. Protein-coding genes within it:
- the glpX gene encoding class II fructose-bisphosphatase, which produces MERSLTLELVRVTEAAALASARWMGLGKKDEADDAATTAMRKEFENVPMDGTVVIGEGEMDEAPMLFIGEKLGQGVAPAVDVAVDPLEGTNIVAKGTWGAISVIAVADRGNLLHAPDMYMEKIAVGPKAVGKIDINAPIRDNLKAVAQAQGKDISDLVAIVLDRDRHQKIIHEIREAGARIRLISDGDVAAAINTAFEDTGVDILFGSGGAPEGVLAAVALKCMGGEIQGKLMPQSEEEVERCKRMGLVDPYQVLYMDDLVKGDDAIFAATGVTDGELLQGVRFRGTRATTHSVVMRAKTGTIRFIEGTHRLERKPRLVL